One segment of Desulfovibrio sp. X2 DNA contains the following:
- a CDS encoding J domain-containing protein — translation MTLTECYRILMVEQGATLETIKTSYRRLAFKLHPDLNPDDPEASRKFQRLNEAYVVLTRSAEQGAGPGGPASGARARRRQRPSEPAGNARQADEAYAREAARDVFEKKRQAETRSETRTEFSAGSARFEFRQEEVLRDILRDPFARKVFEDIYAQVRKGTGQPPKKLQRRALELAWGGRKVTLDLSQGIFGGIKSWFRGQLDDEHTAYLPPGSLLPGRTVRLKVRLGLSGEEKQIEVRLPVDFVPGKPIRLKELGRHLGPFKGDLYLRLLPK, via the coding sequence ATGACCCTGACCGAGTGCTACCGCATCCTCATGGTGGAACAGGGCGCCACGCTCGAGACCATCAAGACCAGCTACCGCCGCCTGGCCTTCAAGCTTCACCCGGACCTGAACCCCGACGACCCGGAGGCCTCGCGCAAGTTCCAGCGCCTGAACGAGGCCTACGTCGTCCTCACGCGCAGCGCCGAGCAGGGAGCCGGCCCGGGCGGCCCCGCGTCCGGCGCCCGCGCACGCAGGCGGCAGAGGCCCTCCGAGCCCGCGGGCAACGCCCGGCAGGCCGACGAGGCCTACGCCCGCGAGGCGGCGCGCGACGTCTTCGAGAAGAAGCGGCAGGCAGAGACGCGCAGCGAGACCAGGACCGAATTCTCGGCCGGGAGCGCGCGCTTCGAGTTCCGCCAGGAGGAGGTGCTGCGCGACATCCTGCGCGACCCCTTCGCGCGCAAGGTCTTCGAGGACATCTACGCACAGGTGCGCAAGGGCACGGGCCAGCCGCCCAAGAAGCTGCAGCGTCGCGCCCTGGAGCTGGCCTGGGGCGGCCGCAAGGTCACGCTCGACCTCTCGCAGGGCATCTTCGGCGGCATCAAGTCCTGGTTCAGGGGCCAGCTCGACGACGAGCACACGGCCTACCTCCCCCCGGGAAGCCTCCTGCCCGGCCGCACCGTGCGCCTCAAGGTCCGCCTGGGGCTGTCCGGCGAAGAAAAGCAGATCGAGGTCCGCCTGCCCGTGGATTTCGTGCCCGGCAAGCCCATCCGCCTGAAGGAGCTCGGCCGCCACCTGGGTCCCTTCAAGGGCGACCTCTACCTCCGCCTCCTGCCCAAATAG
- the ricT gene encoding regulatory iron-sulfur-containing complex subunit RicT — MSRTVGVKFKDYGQVYYFDDGGYALALGDAVVVETEQGRGLARVASIQDDVPPQCDPEQMKPIFGPATDADFAQQDENDALARQAHRFCRERISERGLDMKLVEVEVFFDKSKVIFYFTAPGRVDFRELVKDLVREYRTRIELRQIGVRHETQMIGAVGNCGQLCCCRRFLRKFDPVTIKMAKEQNLFLNPTKISGICGRLLCCLGYEQHNYEEFQRRCPRIGRRFRTSIGMVKVLRSNFFRETLAVLTEEGEEREMTLDEWIEISSRSEPGGESPGQGSGAPAASSEPKAEPRTESGAGAGTEGGAEAQPAGGEGREPRPPRQPREDSGRRGPDRQGGRQGDRQSEGQGEGQSEHSADRQPDRQADRQGDRQGGDKPGEQQGERRPGQGRGGRGRRPRRRGGRKGGGGNKAES, encoded by the coding sequence ATGAGCCGCACGGTCGGGGTCAAGTTCAAGGATTACGGTCAGGTTTATTATTTCGACGACGGCGGCTACGCCCTCGCGCTCGGCGACGCGGTCGTCGTGGAGACGGAGCAGGGACGAGGTCTCGCCCGCGTGGCCTCGATCCAGGACGACGTTCCGCCGCAGTGCGATCCGGAGCAGATGAAGCCCATCTTCGGACCAGCGACCGACGCGGATTTCGCGCAGCAGGACGAAAACGACGCGCTGGCCCGCCAGGCGCACCGCTTCTGCCGCGAGCGCATCTCCGAGCGCGGGCTGGACATGAAGCTCGTCGAGGTCGAGGTCTTCTTCGACAAGAGCAAGGTCATCTTCTATTTCACCGCGCCCGGCCGGGTGGACTTCCGCGAACTGGTCAAGGATCTGGTGCGCGAGTACCGCACCCGCATCGAGCTGCGGCAGATCGGCGTGCGCCACGAGACGCAGATGATCGGCGCCGTGGGCAATTGCGGCCAGCTCTGCTGCTGCCGCCGCTTCCTGCGCAAGTTCGACCCCGTGACCATCAAGATGGCCAAGGAGCAGAACCTGTTCCTGAACCCGACCAAGATTTCCGGCATCTGCGGCCGCCTGCTGTGCTGTCTGGGCTACGAACAGCACAACTACGAGGAGTTCCAGCGCCGCTGTCCGCGCATCGGCCGCCGCTTCCGCACCTCCATCGGCATGGTCAAGGTCCTGCGCTCCAACTTCTTCCGCGAGACGCTGGCCGTGCTCACGGAGGAGGGAGAGGAGCGCGAGATGACGCTCGACGAGTGGATCGAGATCAGCAGCCGGAGCGAGCCGGGCGGCGAATCCCCCGGGCAGGGGAGCGGGGCGCCCGCCGCCTCCTCCGAACCCAAGGCCGAGCCCAGAACCGAGTCCGGAGCGGGCGCCGGGACCGAGGGGGGCGCCGAGGCGCAGCCTGCGGGCGGCGAAGGGCGCGAGCCCCGTCCTCCCCGCCAGCCGCGGGAGGATTCGGGACGCAGGGGGCCCGACCGTCAGGGAGGCCGCCAGGGCGACCGCCAGTCCGAGGGACAGGGCGAGGGCCAGTCCGAGCATTCGGCCGACCGTCAGCCCGACCGTCAGGCCGACCGTCAGGGCGACAGGCAGGGCGGAGACAAGCCCGGCGAGCAGCAGGGCGAGCGCAGGCCGGGTCAGGGCCGCGGCGGACGCGGACGGCGTCCCCGGCGCCGCGGCGGACGCAAGGGCGGAGGCGGCAACAAGGCCGAGTCCTGA
- a CDS encoding YkgJ family cysteine cluster protein, giving the protein MQNVFTCKRCGHCCHGSGGIILMRKDVARLAAHFSMEAPAFLAAYAEEKAGRERLRCSDDGYCIFYDHGLKGCGAHEARPDVCRAWPFFAGNLLDETSFDMVAVDCRGILREAGHEAFRDAGLAYVREHALGRGREDGEDLPGALRFAMVAGGGAGNDGTGGDDGNGA; this is encoded by the coding sequence ATGCAGAACGTATTCACCTGCAAGCGGTGCGGCCACTGCTGCCACGGCAGCGGCGGCATCATCCTCATGCGCAAGGACGTCGCCCGTCTGGCCGCCCACTTCTCCATGGAGGCCCCGGCCTTCCTGGCCGCCTACGCCGAGGAGAAGGCGGGGCGCGAGCGCCTGCGCTGCTCGGACGACGGCTACTGCATCTTCTACGACCACGGGCTCAAGGGCTGCGGCGCGCACGAGGCCCGGCCGGACGTCTGCCGGGCCTGGCCCTTCTTCGCGGGCAATCTGCTCGACGAGACGAGCTTCGACATGGTTGCCGTGGACTGTCGCGGCATCCTCCGCGAAGCCGGGCACGAGGCCTTCCGCGACGCCGGACTGGCCTACGTGCGTGAGCACGCGCTCGGCCGGGGCCGCGAGGACGGAGAAGACCTCCCCGGCGCGCTGCGCTTCGCCATGGTCGCGGGCGGCGGCGCGGGAAACGACGGCACGGGCGGAGACGACGGGAACGGCGCATGA
- a CDS encoding response regulator transcription factor produces the protein MSGTILVVDDEVHIRMLLEQTLEELEDDFGVDILTAGDGVEGMGIISREKPNVVFLDIMMPKMNGYEVCRQVRSDPALSGVKIVLLTAKGQEADRKHGLDAGACMYLTKPFDPDKVLEVAKELLRG, from the coding sequence ATGTCTGGAACGATTCTGGTGGTCGACGACGAGGTGCACATCCGCATGCTCCTCGAGCAGACGCTCGAGGAACTCGAGGACGACTTCGGCGTCGACATCCTCACCGCAGGCGACGGTGTCGAGGGCATGGGCATCATCTCCCGGGAAAAACCGAACGTCGTCTTTCTCGACATCATGATGCCGAAGATGAACGGCTACGAGGTCTGTCGCCAGGTGCGCAGCGACCCGGCCCTTTCCGGGGTCAAGATCGTGCTGCTCACGGCCAAGGGGCAGGAGGCGGACAGAAAGCACGGCCTGGACGCCGGCGCCTGCATGTACCTGACCAAGCCCTTCGATCCCGACAAGGTTCTCGAAGTCGCCAAGGAGCTTCTCCGGGGATGA
- a CDS encoding HD domain-containing phosphohydrolase, whose protein sequence is MRPDTSRMLSLKRLLKPARVRPLMDGALALAPKGTRMAVFEQAGAFIWSGEEAGLAAPSEDPTLCVPLCWDNAQRGKLCFYAPSGTSPRELAGLGDLAELLRRALEELLLSECGRRSMTAETLDKYREIELLHQATQHLNTSLRLRDVTRAFIMECRRGAIPAEMGMVFITESRSGSGHHVDSFGPASEAALHNVRTSRLYREAMGRSCGEIVNELTLDPRWDNEVPSLNSLLVIPLVSPNLLVGSLVLASTKSGAFEAAHLKRMTTIAAAAATSMGNAYHYEGTRVLMDALLQALAAAIDARDPMTAGHSLRVASLSVALARQMNGQDGPFAQIAFSDTELHEIFYAGLLHDVGKIGVREEVLTKNRRLSGRNMDIIAIRLALHGAMSEGDWRADFERLERINAAPSLSEEDATFVRGLGNHRVGSPQYAMPLLTPAEMEALLIPSGNLTCEERREIERHPEKSFRILQHIPFTENYKNLLTIIQQHHERLDGSGYPKGLRREAICTQARILAVTDIYDAITQARHYKPAQPRDAALAILREEAERGRIDHEMVELFCTCIEEITAQADALGAALKDGSAAGLRGHLPAFRADERKGLGLFGSA, encoded by the coding sequence ATGAGGCCCGACACCTCCCGGATGCTTTCCCTCAAGCGTCTCCTCAAGCCCGCGCGCGTCCGTCCCCTGATGGACGGCGCCCTGGCCCTGGCCCCCAAGGGCACCCGCATGGCCGTCTTCGAGCAGGCGGGAGCCTTCATCTGGTCGGGCGAGGAGGCGGGCCTGGCGGCGCCGAGCGAGGATCCCACCCTCTGCGTGCCGCTGTGCTGGGACAACGCGCAGCGAGGCAAGCTCTGCTTCTATGCGCCGAGCGGAACCTCGCCGCGCGAGCTGGCGGGACTGGGCGACCTGGCCGAGCTCCTGCGACGCGCCCTGGAGGAGCTGCTCCTCTCGGAATGCGGACGGCGCAGCATGACCGCCGAGACCCTGGACAAGTACCGCGAGATCGAGCTCCTGCACCAGGCCACGCAGCACCTGAACACCTCGCTGCGCCTGCGCGACGTGACCCGCGCCTTCATCATGGAGTGCCGCAGGGGCGCCATCCCAGCGGAGATGGGCATGGTCTTCATCACCGAGTCGCGCAGCGGCAGCGGTCATCACGTGGACTCCTTCGGCCCGGCCTCCGAAGCGGCCCTGCACAACGTGCGCACGAGCCGCCTCTACCGGGAGGCCATGGGACGCAGCTGCGGCGAGATCGTCAACGAACTCACCCTGGATCCGCGCTGGGACAACGAGGTCCCCTCGCTGAACTCGCTGCTCGTCATCCCCCTCGTCTCCCCGAATCTTCTCGTGGGCTCGCTGGTCCTGGCCTCGACCAAATCCGGCGCCTTCGAAGCCGCGCATCTGAAGCGCATGACCACCATCGCCGCGGCAGCGGCGACCTCCATGGGCAACGCCTACCACTACGAAGGCACGCGCGTGCTCATGGACGCCCTGCTCCAGGCCCTGGCGGCGGCCATCGACGCCCGGGACCCCATGACGGCGGGCCATTCCCTGCGCGTGGCCAGCCTCTCCGTGGCCTTGGCGCGGCAGATGAACGGACAGGACGGCCCCTTCGCCCAGATCGCCTTCAGCGACACGGAGCTGCACGAGATATTCTACGCCGGACTGCTGCACGACGTGGGCAAGATCGGCGTGCGCGAGGAGGTGCTGACCAAGAACCGGCGGCTCTCCGGCCGCAACATGGACATCATCGCCATCCGCCTGGCCCTGCACGGGGCCATGAGCGAGGGGGACTGGCGCGCGGATTTCGAGCGCCTGGAACGCATCAACGCCGCCCCCTCCCTCTCTGAGGAGGACGCGACCTTCGTCAGGGGGCTCGGCAACCACCGCGTCGGCTCGCCGCAGTACGCCATGCCGCTCCTCACCCCCGCAGAGATGGAAGCCCTGCTCATCCCCTCGGGCAACCTGACCTGCGAGGAGCGCCGCGAGATCGAGCGCCATCCGGAGAAGAGCTTCCGCATCCTGCAGCACATCCCCTTCACCGAGAACTACAAGAATCTCCTGACCATCATCCAGCAGCACCACGAACGGCTGGACGGCTCCGGCTACCCCAAGGGGCTCCGCCGGGAAGCGATCTGCACGCAGGCGCGCATCCTGGCCGTGACGGACATCTACGACGCCATCACCCAGGCCCGCCACTACAAGCCCGCGCAGCCGCGCGACGCGGCCCTGGCCATCCTGCGCGAGGAGGCCGAGAGAGGCCGCATCGACCACGAAATGGTCGAGCTCTTCTGCACCTGCATCGAGGAGATCACCGCGCAGGCGGACGCCCTCGGCGCGGCGCTGAAGGACGGCTCGGCCGCCGGACTGCGCGGCCACCTGCCCGCCTTCCGGGCCGATGAACGAAAGGGACTCGGTCTATTCGGAAGCGCCTGA
- a CDS encoding metal-dependent hydrolase — protein MPGYKTHLAGGLILAAGGLGILFWAGVYWPGFEKAAVLLAIAALAALFPDVDTDSKGQHLFYGALFIGDLGLIAFGRYVWAALLGLFAMLPAVGQHRGWTHTWWAALVVPLPLLLLPPYLFDSRFLGPDWHRFLPYYLAAVAGYVSHLLMDGTLKS, from the coding sequence ATGCCGGGGTACAAGACCCATCTCGCGGGCGGCCTGATCCTGGCGGCCGGGGGGCTCGGCATCCTCTTCTGGGCGGGCGTCTACTGGCCCGGCTTCGAGAAGGCCGCGGTGCTCCTGGCCATCGCCGCCCTGGCCGCGCTCTTTCCGGACGTGGACACCGATTCCAAGGGGCAGCACCTCTTTTACGGCGCGCTCTTCATCGGCGACCTCGGGCTCATCGCCTTCGGCCGCTACGTCTGGGCCGCGCTGCTCGGGCTCTTCGCCATGCTCCCGGCCGTGGGGCAGCACCGGGGCTGGACCCACACCTGGTGGGCCGCCCTGGTCGTGCCCCTGCCGCTCCTGCTCCTGCCGCCCTACCTCTTCGATTCGCGCTTCCTGGGGCCGGACTGGCACCGCTTCCTGCCCTACTACCTGGCCGCCGTCGCCGGATACGTCTCCCACCTGCTCATGGACGGGACGCTCAAGAGCTGA
- the metG gene encoding methionine--tRNA ligase, whose product MERFYITTPIYYVNAVPHLGHAYTTTVADCMARFNRAMGRDAYFLTGTDEHGDKIVQAAEKSGLTPRAYVDEISGHFRALWPELSISNDDFIRTTEPRHVRVVQKLLQQIYDAGDIYFGEYGGHYCTGCERFLTEKELVDGLCPDHKTKPEYIAEKNYFFRMSKYQGWLLDHIKANPDFIRPERYRSEVVSMLEMGVLEDLCISRPKSRLTWGIELPFDTDYVCYVWFDALVNYLTAVDWPDGEKFGRYWPAVQHLVAKDILKPHAVFWPTMLKAAGIEPYKHLNVHGYWLVKETKMSKSLGNVVKPLDMSWKYGLDTFRYFLLREMRFGNDASFSEEALVARRNSDLANDLGNLFNRTLSMAGKYFGSRVPAPQDASGDEDLRGLAANAVGNFVRLFGECNFSQALESLWELVRGLNKYVDAQAPWALFKEGKTERLAEVMYGMLECMRKVAACLVPVMPQAAGQMLEQLGVMGTPGLTDEADAWGLLKPGNVLAQASTLFPRIELPAADDAAACPTSAKGEMGGKGKVAKEAEAAKPAAGPKAKADASAKAPAEAPGEIEFPDFQKLDLRVGHVTSVERHPDADRLLLVQVDLGEERPRQVVAGLAEFFTPEDLAGRQVVLVANLKPRKLRGHESQGMILAVRTEAGMELLTASGSVAPGSKVS is encoded by the coding sequence GTGGAGCGTTTCTACATCACCACGCCCATTTACTACGTCAACGCCGTGCCCCACCTGGGACACGCCTACACCACCACCGTGGCCGACTGCATGGCCCGCTTCAACAGGGCCATGGGCCGGGACGCCTACTTCCTGACCGGCACGGACGAGCACGGCGACAAGATCGTGCAGGCCGCGGAGAAGAGCGGGCTCACGCCCAGGGCCTACGTGGACGAGATCAGCGGCCACTTCAGGGCGCTGTGGCCGGAGCTGTCCATCAGCAACGACGACTTCATCCGCACCACGGAGCCGCGCCACGTGCGCGTGGTGCAGAAGCTCCTGCAGCAGATCTACGACGCGGGCGACATCTACTTCGGCGAGTACGGCGGCCACTACTGCACGGGCTGCGAGCGCTTCCTGACCGAGAAGGAGCTGGTGGACGGCCTGTGCCCGGACCACAAGACCAAGCCCGAGTACATCGCCGAGAAGAACTACTTCTTCCGCATGTCCAAGTACCAGGGCTGGCTCTTGGACCACATCAAGGCCAATCCGGACTTCATCCGGCCCGAGCGCTACCGCTCCGAGGTCGTGAGCATGCTCGAGATGGGCGTGCTCGAGGACCTGTGCATCTCCCGGCCCAAGTCGCGCCTCACCTGGGGCATCGAGCTGCCCTTCGACACGGACTACGTCTGCTACGTCTGGTTCGACGCCCTGGTGAACTACCTCACGGCCGTGGACTGGCCGGACGGCGAGAAGTTCGGCCGCTACTGGCCCGCGGTGCAGCACCTCGTTGCCAAGGACATCCTGAAGCCCCACGCCGTGTTCTGGCCGACCATGCTCAAGGCTGCGGGCATCGAGCCGTACAAGCACCTGAACGTGCACGGCTACTGGCTGGTCAAGGAGACCAAGATGTCCAAGTCGCTGGGCAACGTGGTCAAGCCGCTGGACATGTCCTGGAAGTACGGCCTGGATACCTTCCGCTATTTCCTGCTGCGCGAGATGCGCTTCGGCAACGACGCCTCCTTTTCCGAGGAGGCGCTCGTGGCGCGGCGCAACTCGGACCTGGCAAACGACCTGGGCAACCTCTTCAACCGCACCCTGTCCATGGCGGGCAAGTACTTCGGAAGCCGCGTGCCCGCGCCGCAGGACGCCTCGGGCGACGAGGACCTGCGCGGGCTGGCCGCCAACGCCGTGGGCAACTTCGTGCGCCTCTTCGGGGAGTGCAACTTCTCCCAGGCGCTCGAGAGTCTGTGGGAGCTCGTGCGCGGCCTGAACAAGTACGTGGACGCGCAGGCGCCCTGGGCGCTCTTCAAGGAGGGCAAGACCGAGCGGCTGGCCGAGGTCATGTACGGGATGCTCGAGTGCATGCGCAAGGTCGCGGCCTGCCTCGTGCCGGTCATGCCCCAGGCTGCCGGGCAGATGCTCGAGCAGCTCGGCGTCATGGGGACGCCCGGCCTGACAGACGAGGCCGACGCCTGGGGCCTGCTCAAGCCCGGCAACGTCCTGGCCCAGGCCTCCACGCTCTTCCCGCGCATCGAGCTGCCCGCCGCCGACGACGCGGCCGCCTGCCCGACGTCCGCCAAGGGCGAAATGGGCGGAAAGGGCAAGGTCGCCAAGGAAGCCGAGGCCGCCAAGCCCGCCGCCGGGCCCAAGGCCAAGGCAGACGCCTCCGCCAAGGCTCCGGCCGAGGCGCCGGGCGAGATCGAGTTCCCGGACTTCCAGAAGCTCGACCTGCGCGTGGGCCATGTGACGAGCGTCGAGCGCCATCCGGACGCCGACCGCCTGCTCCTGGTGCAGGTGGACCTCGGCGAGGAGCGGCCACGCCAGGTCGTGGCCGGGCTGGCCGAGTTCTTCACGCCCGAGGATCTGGCCGGGCGGCAGGTGGTGCTGGTGGCGAACCTGAAGCCGAGGAAGCTTCGCGGCCACGAGTCCCAGGGCATGATCCTGGCCGTGCGCACCGAGGCGGGCATGGAGCTGCTCACGGCCTCGGGTTCGGTCGCGCCGGGCTCGAAGGTCTCCTGA
- a CDS encoding LpxI family protein yields MAETVGIIAGGGQFPFLVAEGARAEGCRVAAVGFPRNTDPSLASRVDAYQELRLGQLGKLIAFFRAQGARRVIMAGSVNKARALDIRPDLRAAKLLFRLAGKGDDALLRAVAEELEAEGFQVVRAHEVVPGLLTPEGVLTRRSPSEEEWADIRFGWPMAKRIGEMDIGQTIVVRKQVVVAVEALEGTDVAVERGCTLAGPGAVVVKVFKPGQEERVDLPSVGLRTIELLARLQAGCLAVEAGRSLFFDRDEALAMADKAGLVVVGIGASFPSGASE; encoded by the coding sequence ATGGCCGAGACGGTCGGAATCATCGCGGGCGGCGGGCAGTTCCCGTTCCTGGTCGCCGAGGGCGCCAGGGCGGAGGGCTGCCGCGTGGCCGCGGTGGGTTTTCCCCGCAACACGGACCCCTCCCTCGCGTCCCGCGTGGACGCCTACCAGGAGCTGCGCCTCGGCCAGCTCGGCAAGCTCATAGCCTTCTTCCGCGCCCAGGGCGCGCGCCGGGTGATCATGGCCGGGAGCGTGAACAAGGCGCGGGCGCTCGATATCCGGCCGGACCTGCGCGCAGCCAAGCTGCTCTTCCGTTTGGCAGGCAAGGGCGACGACGCCCTGCTCCGGGCCGTGGCGGAGGAGCTCGAGGCCGAGGGCTTCCAGGTGGTTCGGGCGCACGAGGTGGTGCCGGGGCTGCTCACGCCCGAGGGCGTGCTCACGCGCCGCTCGCCGAGCGAGGAGGAGTGGGCGGACATCCGCTTCGGCTGGCCCATGGCCAAGCGCATCGGCGAGATGGACATCGGCCAGACCATCGTGGTCCGCAAGCAGGTGGTCGTCGCGGTGGAGGCGCTGGAGGGCACGGACGTGGCCGTGGAGCGCGGCTGCACCCTGGCCGGGCCGGGCGCCGTGGTGGTCAAGGTCTTCAAGCCGGGCCAGGAGGAGCGGGTCGACCTGCCTTCCGTGGGCCTGCGCACCATCGAGCTCCTTGCGCGGCTTCAGGCGGGCTGCCTGGCCGTGGAGGCCGGCCGGAGCCTCTTCTTCGACCGCGACGAGGCGCTGGCCATGGCGGACAAGGCCGGGCTCGTCGTGGTCGGCATCGGCGCCTCCTTCCCCTCAGGCGCTTCCGAATAG
- a CDS encoding ATP-binding protein codes for MTRTRARTALPRTFWRFFLPMLCVMAAAFVTASAVTYVKGLRVFRDIHARTAVALLAGTTSGMEHLHQDIDEFRRTRLQSFQTSLADRATQYRDICAIYRREALAGRMTAAQAREEALRSVALPPAPFARADLLVFEADDAGDWRLLASSLPASHISRSFLSKLDRALDDAGSVPVFEYATSAFSSPDSIRPALASAVRVAQWGWLVVSLAPLDVYKYEVADAQAKAARDYARYLQEISAGSGGELTVFGEQCDVMASTSPDPGSKEYLLDSGPWHARCREIIAAAARQTAPFVPAHGELPGDGAFPQSVFWTVRLPGGNQYAVFSMPSSRLAAQVSGFVDTLTVTGLTAVGVLGLALALLLANLLKPVNSLSNAYRRLKAGDFTVRADENLRGEIGDLCLQFNGMVRSLQELMQTEQLRQVELDEINRTLESQVRLRTEALANKASELEEANRRLQEMDTLKTNFLQNVSHELRTPLTAVLGFAKLIHKDFARHFAALAQGNPALSERGERILRNLSIIISEGERLTRLINDVLDLAKIESGRMDWQDDVFDLSGLLADVAATFQARAQDSGVALKLELPESLPAVRADKDRMTQVLINLLDNSFKFTSKGAVTLFATDAGGEVTVRVTDTGVGIPPEELDKVFDKFHQTMRRDTLRDKPPGTGLGLAICRQIVAHYGGELTAASTPGTGTTMTMTLPAARKSI; via the coding sequence ATGACACGGACGCGCGCCCGCACCGCCCTGCCCAGAACCTTCTGGCGCTTCTTTCTGCCCATGCTCTGCGTGATGGCGGCGGCCTTCGTCACAGCTTCGGCCGTGACGTACGTCAAGGGCCTCAGGGTCTTCCGCGACATCCACGCCCGCACCGCCGTGGCCCTGCTCGCCGGCACGACCTCGGGCATGGAGCACCTGCACCAGGACATCGACGAATTCCGCCGCACGCGCCTTCAGTCCTTCCAGACCTCTCTCGCAGACCGTGCCACGCAGTACAGGGACATCTGCGCCATCTACCGCCGGGAAGCGCTGGCTGGACGCATGACGGCGGCCCAGGCCAGGGAGGAAGCGCTGCGAAGCGTCGCATTGCCGCCCGCGCCCTTCGCCCGGGCCGATCTCCTGGTCTTCGAGGCGGACGACGCCGGCGACTGGCGGCTCCTGGCCTCGTCCCTGCCCGCTTCGCACATTTCCCGGAGCTTCCTCTCCAAGCTCGACCGGGCCCTGGACGATGCAGGCTCCGTTCCCGTCTTCGAATACGCCACCTCTGCCTTCTCGTCGCCGGACTCCATCCGTCCTGCCCTGGCCTCCGCCGTGCGCGTCGCACAGTGGGGCTGGCTCGTGGTCAGCCTCGCGCCCCTGGACGTCTACAAGTACGAAGTCGCGGACGCGCAGGCCAAGGCGGCCAGAGACTACGCCCGCTATCTCCAGGAAATATCTGCAGGATCCGGCGGCGAGCTGACCGTCTTCGGGGAGCAGTGCGACGTCATGGCCTCCACGAGTCCCGACCCGGGCAGCAAGGAATACCTCCTGGACTCCGGCCCCTGGCATGCGCGCTGCAGGGAGATCATCGCCGCCGCGGCGAGGCAGACGGCCCCGTTCGTCCCCGCGCACGGCGAGCTTCCGGGCGACGGGGCCTTCCCGCAAAGCGTCTTCTGGACCGTGCGACTGCCCGGAGGCAACCAGTACGCCGTCTTCTCCATGCCCTCCTCGCGCCTCGCCGCCCAGGTCTCCGGGTTCGTGGACACCCTGACAGTGACCGGCCTCACGGCCGTCGGGGTGCTCGGGCTCGCCCTGGCCCTGCTCCTGGCGAACCTGCTCAAGCCGGTGAACTCCCTGTCCAACGCCTACCGCCGCCTCAAGGCAGGCGACTTCACGGTGCGCGCGGACGAGAACCTGCGCGGAGAGATCGGCGACCTCTGCCTGCAGTTCAACGGCATGGTCCGCTCGCTGCAGGAGCTCATGCAGACCGAGCAGCTGCGCCAGGTAGAGCTCGACGAGATCAACCGCACCCTGGAGAGCCAGGTCCGCCTGCGCACCGAGGCCCTGGCCAACAAGGCCAGCGAGCTGGAGGAGGCCAACCGCCGCCTGCAGGAGATGGACACCCTGAAGACCAACTTCCTGCAGAACGTCTCGCACGAGTTGCGCACGCCGCTGACCGCCGTCCTCGGCTTCGCCAAACTCATCCACAAGGACTTCGCGCGCCACTTCGCCGCCCTGGCGCAGGGCAACCCCGCCCTTTCCGAACGCGGCGAGCGCATCCTGCGCAACCTCTCGATCATCATCAGCGAGGGCGAGCGGCTGACCAGGCTCATCAACGACGTGCTCGACCTGGCCAAGATCGAGTCCGGCCGCATGGACTGGCAGGACGATGTCTTCGACCTGAGCGGCCTGCTCGCGGACGTGGCCGCGACCTTCCAGGCCCGCGCCCAGGACTCGGGAGTGGCGCTCAAGCTCGAGCTGCCCGAAAGCCTGCCCGCCGTGCGCGCGGACAAGGACCGCATGACCCAGGTCCTGATCAACCTCCTGGACAATTCCTTCAAGTTCACCTCCAAGGGCGCGGTGACTCTCTTCGCCACGGACGCGGGCGGAGAGGTCACGGTCCGCGTAACCGACACCGGAGTCGGCATCCCGCCGGAAGAACTGGACAAGGTTTTCGACAAGTTCCACCAGACCATGCGCCGCGACACCCTGCGCGACAAGCCGCCGGGCACGGGCCTCGGCCTGGCCATCTGCAGGCAGATCGTCGCGCACTACGGCGGCGAGCTCACGGCCGCCTCCACGCCGGGGACGGGCACGACCATGACCATGACCCTGCCCGCGGCCAGGAAGTCAATATAA